The following are from one region of the Mesorhizobium sp. B2-8-5 genome:
- a CDS encoding sugar ABC transporter substrate-binding protein, protein MKKLTAMLLLGVALIGGQTVARADGLNIVFTHHSSASNTFWQAVKKGFDDACAKVEANCNMVFTQTEGSVEQQVANMRAALAAKPDALLTSIVDDHALDDVIKEARDAGVLVIAVNVDDTEGTKGNARQAFVGQGFKPAGYSLAKAISESFPKDGPIKVLVGISAPGQNWSESRGAGIMQFLDEYKAAHKDRDVSWERIDSGTDLAITSDRVGAYLNAHPDTTAYFDTGFWCAGVARVLADRGVAPGKVLLGGFDLVPEVLQQMQKGYVQALVDQQPYMQGFMPVMEAYLNKKIGLAPSDIDTGQGIVRPKQADSIMALSAQGLR, encoded by the coding sequence ATGAAGAAACTCACCGCAATGCTATTGCTCGGCGTCGCCCTGATCGGCGGCCAAACCGTGGCCCGCGCCGACGGGCTCAACATCGTCTTCACCCACCATTCGTCGGCCTCGAACACGTTCTGGCAGGCGGTAAAGAAAGGCTTCGACGATGCCTGCGCCAAGGTCGAGGCGAACTGCAACATGGTCTTCACCCAGACCGAGGGCTCGGTCGAGCAGCAGGTCGCGAACATGCGCGCCGCGCTTGCCGCCAAGCCCGACGCGCTTTTGACCTCCATCGTCGACGACCACGCCTTGGACGACGTCATCAAGGAGGCGCGCGACGCGGGCGTGCTGGTGATCGCCGTCAATGTCGACGACACCGAGGGCACCAAGGGCAATGCCCGGCAGGCCTTCGTCGGCCAGGGTTTCAAGCCGGCCGGCTATTCGCTCGCCAAGGCGATTTCCGAGAGCTTCCCGAAGGATGGCCCGATCAAGGTGCTGGTCGGCATTTCGGCGCCCGGCCAGAATTGGTCGGAAAGCCGCGGCGCCGGCATCATGCAGTTCCTCGATGAGTACAAGGCCGCGCATAAAGACCGTGACGTGTCCTGGGAGCGCATCGACAGCGGCACCGATCTCGCCATCACCTCCGACCGCGTCGGCGCCTATCTGAACGCCCATCCCGACACCACGGCCTATTTCGACACCGGCTTCTGGTGCGCCGGCGTAGCGCGCGTGCTGGCCGATCGCGGCGTGGCGCCCGGCAAGGTGCTGCTCGGCGGCTTCGACCTCGTTCCGGAAGTGCTGCAGCAGATGCAGAAGGGCTATGTCCAGGCGCTGGTCGACCAGCAGCCCTACATGCAGGGCTTCATGCCGGTGATGGAGGCCTATCTGAACAAGAAGATCGGCCTTGCTCCGTCGGATATCGACACCGGCCAGGGCATCGTGCGGCCGAAGCAAGCCGACAGCATCATGGCGCTGTCCGCCCAGGGACTGAGATAA
- a CDS encoding ATP-binding cassette domain-containing protein, which yields MGDAIISVRDLHKWYSGVHALKGVSLDFKRGEALGLVGDNGAGKSTLINILSGVHRADQGEIQVEGRAVSIATPRDAMDLGIETIYQYNSMVPTMSIARNLFIGREPTRFSILGVGILDQKKMAEESICAIANVDLHLRSPEALVGELSGGQRQGVAIARAMHFKSKVMILDEPTNHLSVKETNKVIGFVRGLKEQGVTGVFISHNMHHVFDCCDRIVAMARGEVVLDKRIEDTSIDEVHSVL from the coding sequence GTGGGCGACGCGATCATCTCGGTGCGCGACCTGCACAAATGGTATTCCGGCGTGCATGCGCTGAAGGGCGTCTCGCTCGACTTCAAGCGCGGCGAGGCGCTCGGCCTTGTCGGCGACAACGGCGCCGGCAAGTCCACGCTGATCAACATCCTGTCCGGCGTCCACCGCGCCGACCAGGGCGAAATCCAGGTCGAGGGTAGGGCGGTCAGCATCGCCACGCCGCGCGACGCCATGGATCTCGGCATCGAGACCATCTACCAGTACAACTCCATGGTCCCCACCATGTCGATCGCCAGGAACCTGTTCATCGGCCGCGAGCCGACCCGCTTCTCGATCCTCGGCGTCGGCATCCTCGACCAGAAGAAGATGGCAGAGGAAAGCATCTGCGCCATCGCCAATGTCGACCTGCATTTGCGCTCGCCGGAGGCCCTGGTTGGCGAGCTCTCCGGCGGCCAGCGCCAGGGCGTCGCCATCGCGCGCGCCATGCATTTCAAGTCGAAGGTGATGATCCTCGACGAGCCGACCAACCATCTCTCGGTCAAGGAGACAAACAAGGTGATCGGCTTCGTGCGCGGCCTGAAGGAGCAGGGGGTGACAGGCGTCTTCATCAGCCACAACATGCATCACGTCTTCGACTGCTGCGACCGCATCGTGGCTATGGCGCGCGGCGAGGTGGTGCTGGACAAGCGTATCGAGGATACCTCGATCGACGAAGTCCATTCCGTGCTGTGA
- a CDS encoding SMP-30/gluconolactonase/LRE family protein, with translation MRETEAGLIFDARDVVGESLVWDDRRGRLVWVDIIGRRIHRLNPSTGAHENWPTDDLVTSVGLRADGGAVVGLRKAIALWDFGGPFRTLATIEADRPGTRLNEGVVAPDGSFWVGTMANNIGSDDAPLAIASDEGGLYQVGPNGKAASLSEDRFGITNTMAWLPDGRFVTADTTKNALYSYEWDEKAGRLGERLPFFTGFERGLPDGSCLDAEGYVWNCRVVGGSCLARIAPDGKLDRIVELPCSWPTSCAFGGAGLDTLFVTSARFTMSAEHLAANPSEGGLFALKPGERGVAANRFG, from the coding sequence ATGCGCGAAACGGAAGCCGGCCTGATCTTCGACGCGCGCGACGTGGTCGGCGAGAGCCTAGTGTGGGATGACCGCCGCGGCAGGCTGGTCTGGGTCGATATCATCGGCCGCCGGATCCATCGGCTGAACCCGTCGACCGGAGCGCATGAGAACTGGCCGACGGACGACCTCGTCACCTCGGTCGGCCTGCGCGCCGATGGCGGCGCCGTCGTCGGGTTGCGCAAGGCGATTGCGCTGTGGGATTTCGGCGGGCCGTTCCGGACGCTGGCGACGATCGAGGCCGACCGGCCGGGCACAAGACTGAACGAAGGCGTGGTGGCGCCGGACGGCTCGTTCTGGGTCGGCACGATGGCCAACAATATCGGATCGGACGACGCGCCCTTGGCCATCGCAAGCGACGAGGGCGGGCTCTACCAGGTCGGTCCCAACGGCAAGGCGGCGTCGCTCAGCGAGGACCGCTTCGGCATCACCAACACGATGGCGTGGCTGCCGGACGGCCGCTTCGTCACCGCCGATACGACGAAGAACGCGCTCTACAGCTATGAGTGGGACGAGAAGGCCGGCCGGCTCGGCGAACGCCTGCCCTTCTTCACCGGTTTCGAGCGTGGCCTGCCGGACGGCTCCTGTCTCGACGCCGAGGGTTATGTCTGGAACTGCCGGGTGGTCGGCGGGAGCTGCCTCGCCCGCATCGCGCCCGACGGCAAGCTGGACCGGATCGTCGAACTGCCCTGCAGCTGGCCGACGAGCTGCGCCTTCGGCGGCGCGGGTCTCGACACGCTGTTCGTGACCTCCGCGCGTTTCACGATGAGCGCGGAGCATCTTGCCGCCAATCCCTCCGAGGGCGGCCTGTTCGCGCTCAAGCCCGGCGAGCGCGGCGTTGCGGCCAACCGCTTCGGATAA
- a CDS encoding SRPBCC family protein, with protein MPSTIHLHRVLATKPEKVYRAFIEADALAKWLPPNGFTCTVHEFEGKVGGSYKMSFRNFTTGDSHAFGGEFVELVPGERLRYTDRFDDPNLPGQIEVTVTLKKVSVGTEINITQAGIPDAIPAEACYLGWQESLRNLAKLVEPEINQ; from the coding sequence ATGCCGAGCACAATCCACCTGCATCGCGTCCTGGCGACCAAGCCGGAAAAAGTCTACCGCGCATTCATCGAGGCCGATGCGCTGGCCAAGTGGCTGCCGCCGAATGGCTTCACCTGCACGGTCCACGAGTTCGAGGGCAAGGTCGGCGGCAGCTATAAGATGTCCTTCCGCAACTTCACCACCGGCGACAGCCACGCCTTCGGCGGCGAATTCGTCGAGCTCGTTCCGGGCGAACGCCTGCGCTACACCGACCGCTTCGACGACCCCAACCTGCCGGGCCAGATCGAAGTGACCGTGACCTTGAAGAAAGTGTCGGTCGGCACCGAGATCAACATCACCCAGGCCGGCATCCCGGACGCCATCCCCGCCGAGGCCTGCTATCTCGGCTGGCAGGAATCGCTGCGCAACCTGGCCAAGCTCGTCGAGCCCGAGATCAACCAGTAA
- a CDS encoding mandelate racemase/muconate lactonizing enzyme family protein, whose amino-acid sequence MKIRAIETVRIEERPNLLWVEVHTDEGITGLGETFFLSRTVEEYLHEYVAPRVIGRDPLQIDLLAADLVGYLGFRSSGAEVRGNSAFDIALWDIFGKATGQPVAQLLGGFSRRSIRTYNTCAGTEYIKDAKGQTTANYGIGAGRDYDDLNAFLTRAGDLAGELLEDGITAMKIWPFDHAAEKTRGNDISAADLKAALEPFEKIRKAVGDKMDIMVEFHSMWQLLPAIRIAEALKPYATYWHEDPIRMDSLGDLRRYAAASPAPISASETLGSRWAFRDLLETGAAGIVMLDISWCGGLSEARKIASMAEAWRLPVAPHDCTGPVVLAASTHLSLNAPNALVQESVRAFYRTWYRDLVTALPEVKDGMITVPPGPGLGLALSPDLGRAYTVHRRVSDGTSI is encoded by the coding sequence ATGAAGATCCGCGCCATCGAAACCGTCCGCATTGAGGAGCGGCCCAATTTGCTCTGGGTCGAGGTTCATACCGACGAGGGCATCACCGGGCTCGGCGAGACCTTCTTCCTGTCGCGCACCGTCGAGGAATATCTGCACGAATATGTCGCGCCGCGGGTGATCGGCCGCGACCCGCTGCAGATCGACCTCCTGGCCGCCGACCTCGTCGGCTATCTCGGCTTCCGCTCCAGCGGCGCCGAAGTGCGCGGCAACTCGGCCTTCGACATCGCGCTGTGGGATATTTTCGGCAAAGCCACCGGCCAGCCGGTCGCGCAACTGCTCGGCGGCTTCAGCCGCCGTTCGATCCGCACCTACAACACCTGCGCCGGCACCGAATACATCAAGGACGCCAAGGGCCAGACGACGGCCAATTACGGCATCGGCGCCGGGCGCGACTATGACGACCTCAACGCCTTCCTCACCCGCGCCGGCGACCTGGCCGGGGAACTGCTGGAGGACGGCATCACCGCCATGAAGATATGGCCGTTCGACCACGCCGCGGAAAAGACGCGTGGCAACGACATTTCCGCCGCCGACCTGAAGGCGGCACTGGAACCGTTTGAAAAGATTCGCAAAGCCGTCGGCGACAAGATGGACATCATGGTCGAGTTCCACTCCATGTGGCAGCTCCTGCCGGCCATCAGGATCGCGGAAGCGCTGAAACCCTACGCCACCTACTGGCACGAGGATCCGATCCGCATGGACAGCCTCGGCGACCTCAGGCGCTACGCCGCGGCAAGCCCGGCGCCGATCTCGGCCTCGGAGACGCTGGGCAGCCGCTGGGCTTTTCGCGACCTGTTGGAGACGGGAGCGGCCGGCATCGTCATGCTCGACATCTCCTGGTGCGGCGGCCTGTCGGAAGCGCGCAAGATCGCCTCGATGGCCGAGGCCTGGCGGCTGCCGGTGGCGCCGCATGACTGCACCGGTCCGGTCGTGCTCGCCGCCTCGACGCATCTTTCGCTCAACGCGCCCAATGCGCTCGTCCAGGAAAGCGTGCGCGCTTTCTACCGCACCTGGTACCGTGATCTGGTCACCGCGCTGCCGGAAGTGAAGGACGGCATGATCACCGTGCCGCCCGGGCCGGGGCTTGGGCTGGCGCTCAGTCCGGACCTCGGCCGCGCCTACACCGTCCATCGCCGCGTCAGCGACGGGACAAGCATTTGA
- a CDS encoding FadR/GntR family transcriptional regulator, with protein sequence MQEQTDPPGEPNPGLVSTAIQAISQHIRSQGLAPGDPLPSEAAMTRQLNVSRTVVREAFRSLSAMRLIDMSAGRRATVAKLDTGAMSMVIEHGITTQQISVQQVYDVRRTIEMRTVALAALRRTDQEAKAIARSARLMRENFTNPETVMEHDIAFHEAIAAASHNPVFSLIVTAFSGVTRRTWVIGWRTRSSGEAQLKMIKGHEDIADAILKGDPRLAAEHMAEHFDKSVKALLDAGIA encoded by the coding sequence ATGCAGGAGCAGACAGATCCACCGGGCGAACCGAATCCCGGACTGGTCAGCACGGCGATCCAGGCGATCTCCCAGCACATCCGCTCGCAAGGCCTGGCGCCGGGCGATCCGCTGCCCAGCGAAGCCGCCATGACGCGCCAGCTCAACGTCTCCCGCACCGTCGTGCGCGAGGCCTTCCGCTCGCTGTCGGCGATGCGGCTGATCGATATGAGCGCCGGGCGCCGCGCCACCGTCGCCAAGCTCGATACCGGCGCCATGTCGATGGTCATCGAGCACGGCATCACCACCCAGCAGATAAGCGTCCAGCAGGTTTATGACGTCAGGCGCACCATCGAGATGCGCACGGTTGCACTTGCCGCACTGCGCCGTACCGACCAGGAGGCCAAGGCGATCGCCCGGTCGGCCCGGCTGATGCGCGAGAATTTCACGAACCCGGAGACCGTCATGGAACATGACATCGCCTTCCACGAGGCGATCGCGGCGGCCTCGCACAACCCGGTCTTTTCGCTGATCGTCACCGCCTTCAGCGGTGTCACGCGCCGCACCTGGGTGATCGGCTGGCGGACCCGCTCGTCCGGCGAGGCCCAGCTCAAGATGATCAAGGGCCATGAGGACATCGCCGACGCCATCCTCAAGGGCGATCCACGGCTGGCGGCCGAGCACATGGCCGAGCATTTCGACAAGAGCGTCAAGGCGCTGCTCGACGCGGGGATTGCCTGA
- a CDS encoding SDR family oxidoreductase has protein sequence MATEKVALVTAGGSGMGAAAAKRLAADGFKVGVLSSSGKGEALGKELGGFGVTGSNQSNEDLKRLADGALERWGRIDVLVNSAGHGPRAEIIEISDEDWHKGIDTYFLNAVRPTRLVTPVMQKQKSGVIINISTAWTFEPSAMFPTSAVARAGLAVYTKIFADTYAADNIRMNNVLPGWIDSLPTTNERRDSVPMKRYGTSEEIAATISFLASDGAAYITGQNIRVDGGITRAL, from the coding sequence ATGGCGACGGAAAAAGTAGCTCTGGTGACGGCGGGCGGCAGCGGCATGGGGGCTGCGGCGGCCAAGCGGCTGGCGGCGGACGGTTTCAAGGTCGGCGTGCTCTCCTCCTCCGGCAAGGGCGAGGCGCTGGGCAAGGAACTCGGCGGCTTCGGCGTCACCGGCTCCAACCAGTCGAACGAAGACCTGAAGCGCCTTGCCGACGGCGCGCTGGAACGCTGGGGCCGCATCGACGTGTTGGTCAACAGCGCCGGCCACGGACCGCGCGCGGAGATCATCGAGATCAGCGACGAGGACTGGCACAAGGGCATCGACACTTATTTCCTCAACGCCGTGCGCCCGACCCGGCTGGTGACGCCGGTGATGCAGAAGCAGAAGTCAGGCGTCATCATCAACATCTCGACCGCCTGGACATTCGAACCGAGCGCGATGTTCCCGACCTCGGCCGTGGCGCGCGCCGGGCTTGCCGTCTACACCAAGATCTTCGCCGACACCTATGCCGCCGACAACATCCGCATGAACAATGTGCTGCCCGGCTGGATCGACAGCCTGCCGACGACCAATGAGCGTCGCGACAGCGTGCCGATGAAGCGCTACGGCACGTCTGAAGAGATCGCCGCGACGATCTCGTTCCTGGCTTCCGATGGGGCCGCCTACATCACCGGGCAGAACATCCGCGTCGACGGCGGCATCACAAGGGCGCTGTAA
- a CDS encoding ABC transporter permease, with amino-acid sequence MKRLFKTYLEKPELAGLILLVLLIVLFQVRSHGVFLNADNLRGILGILPEAGLVAIGVTILMISGEFDLSVGSVFALMPMSMAVLMVHGWPFPLALLAGLLVAAAIGFINGYITIRFAIPSFITTLGMLFMARSLTVVVSGGFPPLLPADLPNWLFTSFVGPGNMFRMSFLWFVAVAVLTSLMLSRTNFGNWIKATGGFLPAAASMGIPTARVKIVCFMLCSVLSGFAGMLQVLRLGSPLPSIGEGMELQAVAAAVIGGASLTGGIGTVMGGIIGTTLIRVIDNGLVLSHVDANWFKFAIGFLTIFAVVANAWMRKRAKAIKMEG; translated from the coding sequence TTGAAGCGCCTGTTCAAGACCTATCTCGAAAAACCGGAGCTGGCCGGACTGATCCTTCTGGTGCTGCTCATCGTCCTGTTCCAGGTGCGCTCGCACGGCGTGTTCCTGAACGCCGACAATCTGCGCGGCATCCTCGGCATCCTGCCGGAGGCCGGCCTCGTCGCCATCGGCGTCACCATCCTGATGATCAGCGGCGAGTTCGACCTCTCGGTCGGGTCGGTGTTCGCGCTGATGCCGATGTCGATGGCGGTGCTGATGGTGCATGGCTGGCCGTTCCCGCTGGCGCTGCTCGCCGGACTGCTGGTCGCGGCGGCGATCGGCTTCATCAACGGCTACATCACCATCCGCTTCGCCATCCCCAGCTTCATCACCACGCTCGGCATGCTGTTCATGGCGCGCTCGCTGACGGTCGTGGTCTCCGGCGGTTTCCCGCCGCTCTTACCCGCCGACCTGCCCAACTGGTTGTTCACCTCCTTCGTCGGGCCGGGCAATATGTTCCGCATGTCCTTCCTGTGGTTCGTTGCGGTCGCGGTGCTGACCTCGCTGATGCTGTCGCGCACCAATTTCGGCAACTGGATCAAGGCCACCGGCGGCTTCCTGCCGGCCGCCGCCTCGATGGGCATCCCGACCGCCAGGGTCAAGATCGTCTGCTTCATGCTGTGCTCGGTGCTTTCCGGCTTCGCCGGCATGCTGCAGGTGCTGCGGCTGGGCTCGCCGCTGCCCTCGATCGGCGAGGGGATGGAGCTGCAGGCGGTCGCCGCCGCGGTCATCGGCGGCGCCTCGCTCACTGGCGGCATCGGCACCGTGATGGGCGGCATCATCGGCACGACGCTGATCCGCGTCATCGACAACGGGCTTGTGCTCAGCCACGTCGACGCCAACTGGTTCAAGTTCGCCATCGGCTTCCTCACCATCTTCGCCGTCGTCGCCAATGCCTGGATGCGAAAACGCGCCAAGGCGATCAAGATGGAGGGCTGA
- a CDS encoding family 16 glycosylhydrolase codes for MSFVVNAVGVPLYYSGASNHWLSAASSGPALYGTSGNDSIWGASGVNVTMYGGSGDDIYYLYSASNKVFENPGQGVDTINTWMSYTLPDNVENLVVTNAHNYAFGNALDNIITATAGGQTLDGGAGNDVLIDGGGGADTFIIAKGNGSDSIVNFASNDTVRLDGYGFTSFAAIHENLIQAGPNVMLNLGSGEILEFKNMTIDKLQPNQFELPIDKSGMTLSFSDEFNTLNLHNSQGGTWDTNFWWGAANGSTLARNGELQWYIDANYGPTSSVHPFSVQNGVLSITAAQAPADIKPLINNYEYTSGILTTHDSFSQTYGYFEMKADLPENAGAWPAFWLLPEDGSWPPELDVIEKYGQNPNSLLMTAHTNQTGQHTTVGSTVNAMDTAGFHTYGLLWTPDKLVWTYDGVQVAEAATPSDMNKPMYMLVDLAIGGQAGAPPDHLATPAEMKIDYIRAYTLNDLPSQAAALTSHTASSTQQHLGTASEHSA; via the coding sequence ATGAGCTTCGTCGTCAACGCGGTAGGCGTTCCTCTTTACTATAGCGGCGCTTCCAACCATTGGCTTTCGGCGGCCTCGTCCGGACCTGCCTTGTATGGCACCTCCGGCAACGACTCCATCTGGGGCGCCAGCGGTGTCAACGTCACCATGTATGGCGGCTCCGGCGACGACATCTATTACCTCTATTCGGCGAGCAACAAGGTGTTCGAGAACCCTGGGCAGGGCGTCGACACGATCAACACATGGATGAGCTACACGCTGCCGGACAATGTCGAAAACCTCGTCGTCACCAACGCCCACAACTACGCCTTCGGCAATGCGCTGGACAACATCATCACCGCCACGGCGGGCGGCCAGACCCTGGACGGCGGCGCGGGCAATGACGTCCTGATCGATGGCGGCGGCGGCGCCGACACTTTCATCATCGCGAAGGGCAACGGGAGCGACTCGATCGTCAATTTCGCGTCGAACGATACCGTGCGCCTCGATGGCTACGGATTCACGTCGTTCGCCGCCATCCACGAGAACCTGATCCAGGCGGGGCCCAATGTGATGCTGAATCTCGGGTCGGGCGAGATTCTCGAATTCAAGAACATGACGATCGACAAGCTGCAGCCCAACCAGTTCGAGCTGCCGATCGACAAGTCCGGCATGACGCTGTCCTTCAGCGACGAGTTCAACACGCTGAACCTTCACAACAGCCAGGGCGGCACCTGGGACACCAACTTCTGGTGGGGCGCGGCGAACGGCAGCACGCTCGCCCGCAATGGCGAGCTGCAATGGTACATCGACGCCAACTACGGCCCGACCAGCTCGGTGCATCCGTTCAGCGTGCAGAACGGCGTGCTCTCCATCACCGCCGCGCAGGCGCCGGCCGACATCAAGCCGCTGATCAACAATTACGAATACACCTCCGGTATCCTGACCACGCATGACTCGTTCTCGCAGACCTATGGCTATTTCGAAATGAAGGCCGACCTGCCGGAAAATGCCGGCGCCTGGCCAGCCTTCTGGCTGCTGCCGGAGGACGGCTCCTGGCCGCCGGAACTCGACGTGATCGAAAAGTATGGCCAGAACCCGAATTCGCTGCTGATGACCGCGCATACCAACCAGACGGGTCAGCACACGACTGTCGGATCCACGGTGAACGCCATGGACACCGCCGGCTTCCACACGTATGGCCTGCTGTGGACGCCGGACAAGCTGGTCTGGACCTATGACGGCGTGCAGGTCGCCGAAGCGGCGACGCCGTCGGATATGAACAAGCCGATGTACATGCTGGTCGACCTTGCGATCGGCGGCCAAGCCGGCGCGCCGCCGGACCATCTCGCCACACCGGCCGAGATGAAGATCGACTATATCAGGGCCTATACGCTGAACGACTTGCCAAGCCAGGCGGCGGCGCTGACCAGCCACACCGCAAGCAGCACGCAGCAGCATCTCGGCACGGCAAGCGAGCATTCGGCCTGA
- a CDS encoding type I secretion system permease/ATPase: MTGQSGLRPVLRRAIADVGLFSLLINLLLLVIPLYLLQIYDRVLPSSSLETLVYLSVIAIAALGFLGFLDAIRAVYTQRVAATVNDRLGARMFAASLGARNAPSPLTDLASVCAFIRSRGVAVLFDLPFAPVFLALLYLIHPLLFWVTLGGAALLVVLVFANQFAIGRNDALSAERSALASRAEQAFARNAETLRAMGMVENAARAWGRHVAEALVLHDRSASANAVFSGASRALRMMLQLAILGTGAWLVLKGQMTAGMIFASSLVSSRALQPLDQLIGSWRQLVEARRAWTRLEGALSAQPAEARKLVLPDPTGAISAQDLFFIAPNATFGAEPILKRLSFAIRPGEAVAIIGPSGAGKSTLARLLVGAAQPSGGSVRIDGAELRTWDENQLGRHIGYLAQEVELFPGSVRENIARFDADADDAAIVEAAKRAEAHELILSLRDGYQTVIAGTLSGGERQRIGLARAFYGNPRILVLDEPSTHLDGAGEAALEAVLAAARAAGVTTIVITHRPSIAAACNRVMVLRGGVIEAFGPSAEVLRQPGKGTRQSTVVTGSFAPTIRASQSIRYGS, from the coding sequence ATGACGGGACAGTCGGGATTGCGGCCAGTCTTGCGTCGCGCCATCGCCGATGTCGGGCTGTTCTCGCTGCTCATCAACCTTCTGCTGCTGGTGATCCCGCTTTACCTGCTCCAAATCTATGACCGCGTCCTGCCCTCCTCCAGCCTCGAGACGCTTGTCTATCTGTCGGTCATCGCGATCGCGGCGCTCGGCTTCCTCGGCTTCCTCGACGCCATCCGCGCAGTCTACACGCAGCGCGTCGCCGCGACGGTCAATGACAGGCTTGGCGCAAGAATGTTCGCCGCTTCGCTCGGCGCCAGGAACGCGCCGTCGCCGCTCACCGACCTCGCCTCGGTCTGCGCCTTCATCCGCTCGCGCGGCGTGGCGGTGCTGTTCGACCTGCCCTTCGCGCCGGTCTTCCTGGCGCTGCTCTACCTGATTCATCCGCTGTTGTTCTGGGTGACGCTCGGCGGCGCGGCGCTGCTCGTCGTGCTGGTCTTCGCCAACCAGTTCGCCATCGGCAGGAACGATGCGCTCTCGGCGGAGCGTTCGGCCTTGGCCAGCCGGGCCGAGCAGGCCTTTGCCCGCAACGCCGAGACGCTGCGCGCCATGGGCATGGTGGAAAACGCCGCGCGCGCATGGGGCCGGCATGTGGCGGAGGCGCTTGTCCTGCATGATCGTTCGGCCAGCGCCAACGCCGTCTTCAGCGGCGCTTCCAGGGCGCTGCGCATGATGCTGCAGCTGGCGATCCTCGGCACCGGCGCATGGCTGGTGCTCAAGGGCCAGATGACGGCCGGCATGATCTTCGCCTCCTCGCTGGTGTCGTCGCGCGCGCTGCAGCCGCTCGATCAGTTGATCGGCTCGTGGCGGCAGCTCGTCGAGGCGCGGCGCGCCTGGACGCGGCTCGAGGGCGCCCTTTCGGCGCAGCCGGCAGAGGCGCGCAAGCTCGTCTTGCCCGACCCGACCGGCGCGATTTCGGCGCAGGATCTTTTCTTCATCGCGCCGAATGCCACGTTCGGCGCCGAGCCGATCCTCAAGCGGTTGAGTTTTGCGATCAGGCCCGGCGAGGCGGTAGCGATCATCGGCCCGAGCGGCGCCGGCAAGTCGACACTGGCGCGGCTGCTTGTCGGGGCAGCCCAGCCGAGCGGCGGCTCGGTCAGGATCGACGGCGCGGAACTCAGGACCTGGGACGAAAACCAGCTCGGCCGGCATATCGGCTATCTGGCGCAGGAAGTGGAGCTTTTCCCCGGCTCGGTCCGCGAAAACATCGCCCGCTTCGACGCGGACGCGGACGACGCGGCAATCGTCGAGGCGGCAAAACGCGCCGAGGCGCATGAGCTGATCCTTTCGCTGCGCGACGGCTACCAGACGGTGATCGCCGGGACGCTGTCCGGCGGCGAGCGGCAGCGGATCGGGCTCGCGCGCGCCTTCTACGGCAACCCGCGCATCCTGGTGCTGGACGAGCCGAGCACGCATCTCGATGGCGCCGGCGAGGCGGCACTCGAGGCAGTGCTTGCCGCCGCGCGCGCCGCCGGCGTCACCACGATCGTGATCACGCATCGCCCTTCCATCGCCGCGGCCTGCAACCGCGTGATGGTTCTGCGCGGCGGCGTCATCGAGGCGTTCGGGCCGAGCGCGGAGGTGCTGCGCCAGCCGGGCAAGGGCACGCGGCAGAGCACAGTGGTGACCGGATCGTTCGCACCGACCATCCGCGCCTCGCAGAGCATCCGCTATGGGTCCTGA
- a CDS encoding pyrroline-5-carboxylate reductase family protein, with product MNASIRLGIVGGAGWLGGAIADAALQAGIVRAQDLALSYRSAKPDRFAGAFWTDDNQALADRCDIIMLSVRPQDWPSLAIDAKGKLVISVMAGIRLAEIGAKHGTRRVVRTLPNAAAEVAKSYTPWIASSDATSEDRAIVRAIFCACGSQDEVGSERDIDYLTGLTGSGPAFPALLADAMMRHAVAFGLKPEVAQRAVNTVLTGTGQLLDLNDASPADTVKTFLGYRGTTAAAIETMCEAGFDDAVAKGLEAAFEKSIAMGET from the coding sequence ATGAACGCTTCGATCAGACTCGGCATCGTCGGCGGCGCGGGCTGGCTGGGCGGCGCCATCGCGGATGCCGCGCTTCAGGCCGGCATCGTTCGCGCACAGGACCTTGCCCTCTCCTACCGGAGCGCCAAGCCGGATCGTTTTGCCGGCGCGTTCTGGACCGACGACAACCAGGCGCTCGCCGACCGCTGCGACATCATCATGCTTTCGGTACGGCCGCAGGACTGGCCCTCGCTCGCCATCGACGCCAAGGGCAAGCTGGTGATTTCGGTGATGGCCGGCATCCGCCTTGCCGAGATCGGCGCGAAGCATGGCACGCGCCGGGTTGTGCGCACATTGCCCAACGCCGCGGCCGAGGTCGCGAAATCCTACACGCCTTGGATCGCCAGCAGCGATGCCACCAGCGAGGACCGCGCCATCGTGCGCGCGATCTTTTGCGCCTGCGGCAGCCAGGACGAGGTCGGCAGCGAACGCGACATCGACTATCTCACCGGCCTGACCGGATCCGGCCCGGCCTTCCCCGCCCTTTTGGCCGACGCCATGATGCGCCACGCCGTCGCGTTTGGCCTGAAGCCCGAAGTCGCGCAGCGCGCCGTCAACACGGTGCTGACCGGCACTGGCCAACTGCTCGACTTGAACGACGCTTCGCCAGCCGACACGGTAAAGACCTTCCTCGGCTATCGCGGCACCACCGCCGCCGCGATCGAGACGATGTGCGAAGCCGGGTTCGACGATGCCGTCGCCAAGGGGCTCGAGGCGGCGTTCGAAAAGTCGATCGCGATGGGCGAGACGTGA